The sequence TCAAGGGTATCTGAACAACCATTGCATATCATAGTGTCTGCACCGAGATTAACAGTTGGTAAGGGATTAACTATTAAGGTTGTAGAAATTACGCTATCGCAGCTATTGACAGTGGGTAAACTGTCATAGTATGTTCCGGCTGTGGTGCGGAAAATGCCAAATATCATTACGCTATCTCCATCACAAATCGTGTCGTTAGGTGTGTTGATGGAATAAATTGGATTGACGGTAATATACCCCGCCTTTGTTATCGTACTATCAAAAGAAGAACAACCAAAAGCTGTTAATGTTACATCAAAAACACCAACTGTATCGTAAGTAACTACCGGATTCTGAACCGTAGTATCGGCTGTTGTTCCACCAGGCAGCAGCCAGCCAAAACTAATAGCATCAGTAGATGTGTTATTAAATGTAACAGCATTTCCTTTACATACACTTGTATCGCTTGCTGAAAAGCTTGCAACAGGTGAGGTTGTGCTTATCTGGACTGAAACTGTTGTAGAATCTATACAACCATTTGCACCAGTACCAACAACTGTGTAAACCGTATCATTTGGCGGTGATGCGT comes from Cytophagales bacterium and encodes:
- a CDS encoding T9SS type A sorting domain-containing protein, which gives rise to PGIICTAGVDSVTLTASGAVSYTWAPVAGLSAASGSSVNASPPNDTVYTVVGTGANGCIDSTTVSVQISTTSPVASFSASDTSVCKGNAVTFNNTSTDAISFGWLLPGGTTADTTVQNPVVTYDTVGVFDVTLTAFGCSSFDSTITKAGYITVNPIYSINTPNDTICDGDSVMIFGIFRTTAGTYYDSLPTVNSCDSVISTTLIVNPLPTVNLGADTMICNGCSDTLDAGTGFTSYGWSTGATTQTIIVDTTGIYSVMVTDANGCPGVDTIEVTVTTGIIQSSFINFNLKLYPNPNDGTFLIRYSIPDKQSAEFIIFDVIGSKLKTWQLEGGTKKLNIVNKELKNGLYFYQVIVNNRVILTDKLVIIK